One window of the Candidatus Dependentiae bacterium genome contains the following:
- the recA gene encoding recombinase RecA produces MKQKTSSEKHVLKNDENTSKKKALEVTFAQIDKQYGNGAVMLLGQVGNNKVEAISTGSIKIDHAIGVGGFPRGRIIEIFGPESSGKTTLALHAIAQAQKNNGICAFIDAEHALDAAHAQRLGINIDDLIISQPDYGEQALDIAEMLVRSGAVDMIVIDSVAALVPKAELEGDMGDSHMGLQARLMSQALRKLTPVVHKSKTTLVFINQVRQNIGSMPFAPKETTTGGKALKFYASVRLEVRRIASLKQQEANIGNRVQVKVAKNKVAPPFRVVEVDLLFNEGISRELDLLDVAIDCNVIEKSGAWFSFEDKKIAQGRDQALTYLKNNQDVVTIIHQKVLTALAGNENPEI; encoded by the coding sequence ATGAAACAGAAAACATCCTCAGAAAAACATGTACTAAAAAATGATGAAAACACCTCAAAAAAGAAGGCTTTAGAGGTTACTTTTGCTCAAATTGACAAGCAATATGGCAATGGTGCCGTTATGCTTTTGGGGCAGGTTGGCAATAATAAAGTAGAGGCTATCTCGACAGGGTCAATCAAAATTGATCATGCGATTGGGGTAGGCGGGTTTCCGCGAGGTAGAATTATTGAAATTTTTGGCCCAGAATCGTCTGGTAAAACAACACTTGCTCTACATGCGATCGCTCAAGCACAAAAGAATAATGGTATTTGTGCATTTATTGATGCCGAACATGCCTTGGATGCAGCTCATGCACAGCGCTTGGGTATCAATATTGACGATTTAATTATTTCTCAACCTGATTACGGCGAACAAGCGCTTGATATAGCAGAAATGCTTGTCCGGTCTGGTGCTGTTGATATGATTGTAATTGATTCGGTAGCAGCGTTGGTTCCTAAGGCGGAACTAGAAGGCGATATGGGTGATTCGCATATGGGGCTTCAGGCTCGCCTCATGTCGCAAGCGCTAAGAAAGTTGACTCCTGTTGTGCATAAATCAAAAACAACATTGGTTTTCATTAATCAGGTTCGACAAAATATTGGTTCTATGCCATTTGCTCCTAAAGAAACTACAACTGGTGGTAAAGCACTTAAGTTTTACGCTTCAGTTCGTTTGGAAGTTCGACGTATTGCAAGTTTGAAACAGCAGGAAGCAAACATAGGCAATAGGGTTCAAGTGAAGGTTGCAAAAAATAAGGTTGCGCCTCCATTTAGAGTGGTTGAAGTTGATTTGTTATTTAATGAAGGTATAAGTAGGGAGCTTGATTTGCTAGACGTAGCAATAGATTGCAATGTGATAGAAAAATCAGGTGCATGGTTTTCATTTGAAGATAAAAAAATTGCACAAGGTCGTGATCAAGCTTTGACATATTTAAAAAATAATCAAGATGTTGTTACGATCATACATCAAAAAGTTCTGACTGCATTAGCAGGCAATGAAAACCCTGAAATATAA
- the infC gene encoding translation initiation factor IF-3 — MDTLKELKDKREKSPLINEKIRADRFQLIGSSGENIGVVSRSQALQQADEEGLDLVLIAESGKDGLPVAKIMDFGKVLYEKKKKKAEAKKHQKVIQVKEVKISPKIGEHDYQTKMKQAIQFLEDGKRVKFTLFFRGREQATKDERGDELFAKIEKTFRDNGFTSDNMLQESDMKAGRLWSRIYYLKGN; from the coding sequence GTGGATACATTGAAAGAATTGAAAGATAAACGAGAAAAATCCCCGTTGATAAATGAAAAAATTAGAGCTGATCGGTTTCAATTGATTGGATCTAGTGGTGAAAACATTGGTGTTGTTTCCCGCAGTCAAGCACTACAACAGGCAGATGAAGAAGGCTTGGATTTAGTGCTTATTGCAGAAAGTGGCAAAGATGGGTTGCCAGTTGCAAAAATTATGGACTTTGGGAAAGTTCTGTATGAGAAGAAAAAAAAGAAAGCAGAAGCAAAAAAACACCAAAAAGTAATCCAAGTTAAGGAAGTTAAAATTAGTCCTAAAATTGGTGAGCATGATTATCAAACAAAAATGAAGCAAGCTATTCAATTTTTGGAAGATGGTAAACGAGTTAAGTTTACTTTGTTTTTCAGAGGTCGAGAACAAGCAACAAAAGATGAGCGTGGTGATGAGCTATTTGCGAAAATAGAAAAAACTTTTCGTGATAATGGATTTACCAGCGACAATATGCTTCAGGAAAGTGATATGAAAGCAGGTCGCTTGTGGTCTCGCATATATTATTTAAAAGGTAATTAA